Proteins found in one Plasmodium sp. gorilla clade G2 genome assembly, chromosome: 14 genomic segment:
- a CDS encoding YL1 nuclear protein, putative, with the protein MTKKRGKGGKSISFVLENETNNISYDKINEEQDETEEESEMNVEESSENEFLQNVSEENESGDNQTGENDSEEEDSEEDEDYELKNYGIALELPQRKNRGKNMKKLIGEDLEKDEQFWNDSIWEEEEIDEEYVNSEGEDEYIDITDSDFDDDEDIDEDEEDEVEEDEQNKHGAGRRPIEYEERQNNKKKSFAYIEKLKKEKQNKIMKYHLMKQKQNELKKNKELIPNNLKKSEEDVTEEQKEQVIKTKEQLKEERRLKKKKKLEQAYLYLNRSTRDTTRRKTEYMEKVFEMRKIKKENRFKKFGARRREKKSMQREMTREERLEEAKITEQYNIQSLLQLQAWEEEKKKYVENKKVMHYKPQNVFISFKYSKDKTIPTNEKLTYPQDLYDYYTYNENTTINNDIMNQVKKEINVNIINNNQTVKVEHELYNNHKENINNQKKNSTLSMNIHPQIILDNKEHQSNYDEKEILSNQNSNDNTKDEKKDELILNPMNLENLDQCEDLNIQYLNQIDDINFDNLNKNKNNIINSTSNNQNIYDENKNNSNVLNQEINRKTTLTIPDYEEKQYYIVTNENELNIYSNFNDQKDEINEFKNKKQKKQKICAITNLEGKYFDPLTQQYYNNAQAFKTLRLYYHQISYNNLNKDICLTVKHFKNKLTEIEQYINSNNNYNTSNDMPCNNNVKH; encoded by the coding sequence atgacaaaaaaaagaggaaaaGGAGGTAAAAGCATAAGTTTTGTTCTAGAAAATGAAACGAATAATATTAGTtatgataaaattaatgaaGAACAAGATGAAACTGAAGAAGAATCTGAAATGAATGTAGAGGAGTCAAGTGAGAATGAGTTTCTTCAAAATGTATCGGAAGAAAACGAATCGGGTGATAACCAAACAGGTGAGAATGATTCTGAGGAAGAAGACTCagaagaagatgaagatTATGAACTAAAAAATTATGGTATAGCGCTCGAGTTACCTCAACGAAAAAATCGAGGtaagaatatgaaaaaacTAATAGGAGAAGACTTAGAAAAAGATGAACAATTTTGGAATGATAGCATATGGGAGGAAGAAGAAATAGATGAAGAATATGTTAATTCAGAAGGAGAAGatgaatatattgatattacAGACTCAGAttttgatgatgatgaagatattGATGAAGACGAAGAAGATGAAGTTGAAGAAGACGAACAGAATAAACATGGCGCTGGTAGACGTCCTATTGAATATGAAGAAAggcaaaataataaaaaaaaaagttttgcatatatagaaaaattaaaaaaagaaaaacaaaacaaaataatgaaataccatttaatgaaacaaaaacaaaatgaactaaaaaaaaataaggaacTAATTcctaataatttaaaaaaatcgGAAGAGGATGTTACAGAAGAACAAAAAGAACaagtaataaaaacaaaagaacaattaaaagaagaaagaagattgaagaaaaaaaaaaaattagaacaAGCTTATTTATACCTAAATAGATCTACGAGAGATACAACAAGAAGGAAAACGgaatatatggaaaaagTTTTTgaaatgagaaaaataaaaaaagaaaatcgttttaaaaaatttggtGCAAgaagaagagaaaaaaaaagtatgcAAAGAGAAATGACAAGAGAAGAAAGATTAGAAGAAGCCAAAATTACagaacaatataatattcaatCTTTATTACAATTACAAGCATgggaagaagaaaaaaaaaaatatgtagaaaataaaaaagtaatgCATTATAAACCAcaaaatgtatttattagttttaaatattcaaaagATAAAACAATTCCAACGaatgaaaaattaacatATCCACAagatttatatgattattacacatataatgaaaatacaacaataaataatgatataatgaatcaagtaaaaaaagaaataaatgttaatataattaataacaaCCAAACAGTAAAGGTTGAacatgaattatataataatcataaagaaaacataaataatcaaaaaaaaaattctactTTATCAATGAACATTCACCCCCAAATAATTTTAGATAATAAAGAACATCAAAGTAATTATGATGAGAAGGAAATTTTGTCAAATCAAAATTCtaatgataatacaaaagatgaaaaaaaagatgaacTTATCTTAAATCCAATGAACTTGGAGAATTTAGACCAATGTGAAGatttaaatatacaatatttaaATCAAATAGATGATAttaattttgataatttaaataaaaataaaaataatataataaattctacttcaaataatcaaaatatttatgatgagaataaaaataattcaaatgtATTAAATCAAGAAATAAACAGAAAGACAACTTTAACTATTCCAGATTATGAAGAGaaacaatattatattgtgACCAATGAAAATGAGCTAAATATTTATAGTAATTTTAATGATCAAAAAGATGAAATAAacgaatttaaaaataaaaaacaaaaaaaacaaaaaatttgtGCTATAACCAATTTGGAAGGTAAATATTTTGATCCCTTAACACAACAATATTACAATAATGCACAGGCATTTAAAACCTTAcgtttatattatcatcaaataTCAtacaataatttaaataaggATATATGTCTAACAGTCAAACAtttcaaaaataaattaacagAAATagaacaatatataaatagtaataataattataatacttCTAATGATATGccttgtaataataatgttaaacattaa